The sequence AGCCTCGATCTGCCGCCAGTAGCCAAGCGCAAAACCAGTTAGATTTATTGCGTATTCAGATACAAGCCGCTGATAGATTGTTGGCAGACAATAACGACAGTGCAGCGATTGATTTGTTGCGTGGTCTACACTGGCAGCTTTCGCAAAGCAGCAATGAGATTGCTCCAGCGCTAACGGTTGTGATCAAACAAAGTTTGATGAAAGACATCGAACGTTTGCAGGCAAGCAGCTCTCAGCCCAGTCCTTGGCAGCTACAAAACCTCGCCATCCAAAATATTCAAGAGTTTTTGCACCGCTATGAGCGTGTGAGTAGTGAGGCGACACCGCACAATAGCGCTGATAATAATATGAGCCTCTCGCGCAAACAACTGACCATTCACGAAGTGATTATGACCTTAAATCTGGCCAGTCAAGCCAGTAATATGCGCGAACAAGAGCAGCTGATTGGTTATCTGCGTCAAGCACGAAATCAACTACAAACCTTGGTGCCGAAGTCTGCTATTCCTCAAGAGTCAGCGCCAAAGGCAGCCATGACTAATACTGAAAGTACCTCTAATGCTGCGTCCGTAGACAAAAAGCAAACCTCTACCGACAAGAACCTACAAACCAGATCCTCTCCGACAAATATCGCAGAAGTCATAGATTGGTTAGATAAATTGATTGCCAATGCACCGAAACCAACGCCATTGTTGACCACCCAGATTTTGGATAAATCTCAGCGTTAGTGGTTCAGTGGATGTTGATTGATAGATTTATAAAAATAAGAGAAGTGACGTTATGGACAGTTTGAATCAAGCAGCACATGTAGCCTCCAATATCGCAGATAATCATCCTGACGAATTGTCTCATTACCCCATTATTCATCACCAGCCCATTCACTGGGGCGAGATGGATGCGTTTAATCATTTAAATAATGTGATTTATTACCGTTACGCTGAATCAGCACGAATTGACTATTTGCAGGCGCTAGGTATGTTTGATGGCAGTATGGTGACGGTATTGGCACAATCTAGCTGCCAGTATTTACGCCCAGTGACTTATCCTGATACTTTGCTATTAGGAGTGCGCTGTCAGCGCTTGGGCAATACGAGTATCGTGATGGAATATAGCTACTATAGCACCGCGCAAGCAGCCATCGTCGCGACGGCTGAGGCAGTCGTGGTACGTCTCGATAGTGAGGGAAAGCGTAAGTTAGCTTGGACAGAGGAAGAGCGAGCTCGGCTATTGGCATTAGAAGCGAAAGTTGGTCATATACCAAAGCTTTAGCACTGAATATTAAATAAGTGAAAAAAGGGCACGCTAACGTTATGTTAGCGTGCCCTTTTGCTATTTGACTGATATCGAATTAGCCAGTCAAACAGTCAAACAGTCAAACAGTCAAACATTAATCTTGCTTTGGCGCATGTACGAAATCGATGACGTTCAAGTCAAAGCCTGATAATGCGTAAAACTTCATGGGTGATGATAATAAACGCATATCACGAACGCCTAAGTGACGCAAAATCTGTGCACCGACACCAATGCTGCGATACGGCTGCTGAGTAATGGTCGATTGCGATTCATTGTCTGCCGCTTTGTCTAACGCCTCTCCTAAATCTATTGGCTGGTTGCTACCAATCCAAACTAATACGCCGCGATCTGAATTACTAATTTCCTCCAGCGCTGAGCGTACGCTCCAGCCACTACGACCCGTCATATCATTTTTGGCAGCAAACAAGTCGCGTAGTGGGTGAAAACCATGGACACGGACGGTGCTGACGCCTTCGCTCACATCGCCTTTTACCAAAGCCAAATGCGTTTCATCAGCGCCAAATTCGCGGAAGCGATGTAGCGTAAAGGTGCCGTATTCTGTTTCAAAAGGACGCGACTCAATTTCTTCTACCGTTTGCTCGTTCGCGATGCGGTAGTTGATGAGGTCAGCAATTGTACCCATCTTGATGCCATGCTCTTCGGCAAATATCTCAAGGTCATCACGGCGCGCCATCGTACCATCAGCATTGATGATTTCTACGATGACGGCTGCTGGCTCTAGACCTGCTAGGCGCGCCAAATCACAACCTGCTTCTGTATGACCGGCACGATGTAGGACACCGCCATTTTGTGCCATGATTGGGAAGATATGACCAGGCTGAACAATATCTTCTGGCTTCGCTGCCGATGATACCGCCGCTTGAATAGTACGCGCGCGATCAGCAGCAGAGATACCCGTTGTAACGCCTTCAGCGGCTTCGATAGAAACTGTAAAGTTGGTGCTAAATTTTGCCTCGTTACGATCAGACATCAGCGGCAACGCCAACTGTTGGCAGCGTGCTTGTGACAAGGTCAAGCAGACCAAACCACGTGCATGAGTAATCATAAAGTTAATATCTTCAGGGCGCACATGGGTCGCTGCCATGATGATATCACCTTCATTTTCACGGTCTTCATCATCCATCAAGATGACCATCTTGCCAGCACGAATGTCTTCGATAATCTCAGGAATCGTATTTAAACTCATAGTAAGTCTCAATATTTTATTATTTATAAATAGGTGTGATGTGGAATATAAAGCATTATCTGTCTATTGTAGCAGTAGATGCTACAGAGCGCTGTTGCGGTTAGGCAAAGTGCATTGGATCAAATTGATCCACCGTAGACGTTATCTAATCATTGCTCATATATCAATATGAGGACATTTTAACGCTTTTCAGCCCACTGTGCTGCTTCATCTCAAAACTATATGGGCCAGTCTGTCAAATATAGTGATAAGTATTACTAATGGTCACGACGATTCATGCATTCAATAACATAGTAAGCAAAGGGCTAATCGACCATGTGAGCCATCAGTCATTACTGGCTGCTTGGCTTTTTAGCCAATCCATAAACTGTTTACTGTGTTGCTCGCGCTGGTTGTCGGCAAATTCATAAAAGCTGCTACCAACTAAATTGTCTGGCAAATAGCTTTGTGGATAATAGTGATTGGGATAATCGTGTGGATAGGCGTAACCTTGACCATAGCCTTGATTACGCATCAGTTTAGTCACGCCATTGCGAAGGTGTAGCGGTACAGGGGAAGCGTCTTTTTCTGCCAACGCCATCGCAGCATTGATGGCTTTATAAGTGCTGTTACTTTTGGCACTGGTCGCCAGATAAACCACTACTTGTCCCAAGATAATACGCGCTTCTGGCATACCAATTGATTGCACACTACGTAATGCTGCATCGGCAAGCAGTAAAGCATTAGGGTTGGCATTACCAATATCTTCACTGGCCAAGATGACCAAACGCCGCGCGATAAAATCAGCAGGCTCACCGCCAACTAACATCCGCGCCATCCAATAAAGCGCAGCATCAGGGTCTGAGCCACGTACGGACTTTATCATCGCCGAGATAATATCGTAATGCTGCTCGCCATCTTTGTCATAGCGTACCAGCGCGGTCTGAGCGACACGAGCGACCAATTCATCGTTAATGACGAGCGGTGATTGCTTAGTGTCCGCCGTTTGAATAGCCAGCTCTAATAAATTTAGCGCCTTCCTCGCATCGCCGTGCGCCAGTTGGCTGATAGTGTCCTGTGCTTGTAAATCAACCGTCAAATTTTTCAGCACTGAATCTTCTGAAATTGCCCTTTGCAATACCGCACTGATTTGCTCAGGCGTCAGTGGCTCTAAACGATACACTTGGCAACGTGATAGCAGGGCATTATTGACGCTAAAGGAGGGGTTTTCAGTTGTCGCACCAATCAAGGTAATATCACCAGATTCGACCGCGCCCAGTAAGGCATCCTGCTGAGCCTTGTTAAAGCGGTGTATCTCATCGATAAAAACCACTGGCGATTCAAATGCCAATGAGTCCTTATTGTCTAACACTTCTCGCAGCTGTTTGACCCCAGTATTCAAGGCAGACAAGGCATGAAAAGGTCTGCCAACAGCATCAGCCAACAGCATGGCAATAGTAGTTTTGCCGATGCCAGCTTCACCATGCAAAATAATCGATGGCAGATGCCCTTGTTCGACCAAACGCCGCAAGGGCGCACCTGCCGCCAGTAGATGTTCTTGACCAATGATTGCATCAAGTGTCGTTGGGCGCATACGCTGGGCAAGGGGTGTATCAGCATGAAAATTAGGCGGCATAGAAATCTCTATTATCAATTTAAACAGCTATCAATTAGTTCATAACGACAGTGATTAATGGGTTTTTATTGCTGCATCTAAATGACTACATCCTAGATTACATTCATCATTGCTATGGAAAAATATTATATCTATCTGTTTGGCATGATTTTCGCACTAATGAATATTAGACATTAATGGTGAAAGTAGGCTAATTTATAAAGATGCTATTTGGTATGTGTCTTGGTATGTGGCATACACAATAGGCTAACGCAGATTTACGTTAATAAAAGTCAATCAAGTGTACAGCTTATGTCCCAAACACTTTGATTTTTATGCTTTTATCCCTATTAA is a genomic window of Psychrobacter cibarius containing:
- a CDS encoding thioesterase family protein; translated protein: MDSLNQAAHVASNIADNHPDELSHYPIIHHQPIHWGEMDAFNHLNNVIYYRYAESARIDYLQALGMFDGSMVTVLAQSSCQYLRPVTYPDTLLLGVRCQRLGNTSIVMEYSYYSTAQAAIVATAEAVVVRLDSEGKRKLAWTEEERARLLALEAKVGHIPKL
- the ribBA gene encoding bifunctional 3,4-dihydroxy-2-butanone-4-phosphate synthase/GTP cyclohydrolase II codes for the protein MSLNTIPEIIEDIRAGKMVILMDDEDRENEGDIIMAATHVRPEDINFMITHARGLVCLTLSQARCQQLALPLMSDRNEAKFSTNFTVSIEAAEGVTTGISAADRARTIQAAVSSAAKPEDIVQPGHIFPIMAQNGGVLHRAGHTEAGCDLARLAGLEPAAVIVEIINADGTMARRDDLEIFAEEHGIKMGTIADLINYRIANEQTVEEIESRPFETEYGTFTLHRFREFGADETHLALVKGDVSEGVSTVRVHGFHPLRDLFAAKNDMTGRSGWSVRSALEEISNSDRGVLVWIGSNQPIDLGEALDKAADNESQSTITQQPYRSIGVGAQILRHLGVRDMRLLSSPMKFYALSGFDLNVIDFVHAPKQD
- a CDS encoding replication-associated recombination protein A — protein: MPPNFHADTPLAQRMRPTTLDAIIGQEHLLAAGAPLRRLVEQGHLPSIILHGEAGIGKTTIAMLLADAVGRPFHALSALNTGVKQLREVLDNKDSLAFESPVVFIDEIHRFNKAQQDALLGAVESGDITLIGATTENPSFSVNNALLSRCQVYRLEPLTPEQISAVLQRAISEDSVLKNLTVDLQAQDTISQLAHGDARKALNLLELAIQTADTKQSPLVINDELVARVAQTALVRYDKDGEQHYDIISAMIKSVRGSDPDAALYWMARMLVGGEPADFIARRLVILASEDIGNANPNALLLADAALRSVQSIGMPEARIILGQVVVYLATSAKSNSTYKAINAAMALAEKDASPVPLHLRNGVTKLMRNQGYGQGYAYPHDYPNHYYPQSYLPDNLVGSSFYEFADNQREQHSKQFMDWLKSQAASND